The following DNA comes from Ketobacter sp. MCCC 1A13808.
GGAACAAATGCGCGGCGAAATCGGACTGGAGAGCGAGTCCGGAAAGGGATCCACTTTCTGGTTTACCTTCCGCGCCAGGGTAAATAATAAGGAATCGCATTTTGTACCTTTATTAATCAACGAAACGTGCAAGATAGCGATTTACGACAGCAACACCACCGTACGCGGAACCCTGCGAAATACGCTGCAAAAACGCAAAGTAGAAGTCATCGAATACTCCGATTTAAGCGAAGTCAGGGCATTATTGAAAGCAGATACCGTAAGTTTGCCCAACGCGTTTATAATCGGAATTAACGCACAGACTCCAATGTACGAAGATATTGCCAACTTGTACCGTATCAATCACGAACAAGTGCCACTGATTTTGCACGCCAACCCGGCCGATCAAACCGCCTTGTCAGATATTCTTGGCGAACGGCCACTCCCATTGATTACCAAACCCTTATGTCAGCAACGCGCCTATGAGGTATTGGGACGGATTTTGCAATCCGATGCCTTTGTTACTCCCCATGCGGGACGGGAAGAACCCAGCTACCCGCAATCCGGAACCACTGCAGAGTCAATACAAGTCATTGCCGTTGACGACAATCCTGCCAACCTGAAATTACTGTGTGCATTGCTGGAAGACCTGAACGTTTCGGTCACCGCCTGTGAGAGCGGCATGAAAGCCCTATCACACATTGAGCAAACCCACTTCGATATGATCCTGATGGATATTCAGATGCCGGTGATGGACGGAGTGGAAACCGCTCGCCGGATACGATCGATGGAAGCCGCCGACAAGCATACTCCGATCATTGCCGTGACCGCACATGCCCTGGCGAGCGAAAAACACAACCTGCTCAATTCCGGTATGGATGATTATGTCACCAAGCCGATCAATGAATCCCAGTTAATTCACATCGTTCAGAAATGGACCGGGGTTAATCTGCACAACGCCACCATGGAAGGAAACCCGCATAGTATAAGCGCGGGCTCAGCGGACGCAGTGGATATGATGCTCGGGCTAAAACTCGCCAACAACAAAGCGCAATTAGCTGAAGAAATGCTGGAGATGCTGTTTGCGTCCTTGCACAACGACCGCAAGGTGATTGCCGATTGCGCCGCCAAACAGGATTACGTCAATCTTCAGGAAGTGGTGCACAAACTGCACGGGGCGACCCGCTACACTGGAGTCCCATTCCTGCAGGATGCCTCACACACCCTGGAAGAAGCATTGAAGCTGGGCACCTTCGAATTAGTCGACAACTTGACTGAAACGTTGTTGAAAGAACTGGATCGGGTAGTGACGTGGTGCAAAGAGCACCGGGATATGGAAGCAGACCTGCCTGCCAGCGAGGTTTAACCTTCCAGAATCACAAACGCAACGGCCTGCGCCTGCTCATCCGACAACGACAAATGGATTTGAGTGACGCCCAAAGCATTGGCCTTTTCCTGGGTGGCTCCACTTAACTCAAGAAACGGAGCACCCAAGCCATCATTGCGAACCGTTATTTGTTTCCAGGTAATGCCTTTGGCAAAGCCGGTACCCAATGCTTTAACCAAGGCTTCTTTGGCGGCAAAGCGTTTAGCCAGAAAGGCCGGGCCGTTCTTTTTAGCCACAAATTCGTCGTATTCAGGCTCTGTCAAAAGGCGTTTGGGAAACTTCGCCCCCATTTTCTCCATTGAATCACGCATACGCTGCACTGAAACAATGTCGGTGCCAATACCGATAATCATTGGCGGGCTTGCAGCATCAATTGCTTCATATCCTGTACCGCCGCCTTCAGCCCGGTGAACATCGACCGGGAAATAATGCCATGGCCGATATTCAATTCATTTATCCCGGGTATCGCGGCAACCGGAATGACATTATGGTAATACAACCCATGCCCGGCATTCACGGTCAAGCCCAGCTCTTGCGCCAGCTTTGTACCTTCAACAATACGATTTAGTTCATCCAGCTGCTGCTGGCCACTGCATTCGGCATACCGACCGGTATGCAACTCGATAACAGGGGCCGCGACCTGTGTTGCCGCCTCAATTTGTTTCGGATCCGCATCAATAAACAGAGAGACCTCACATCCCGCAGCGCTGAGTCGTGAAACCGCTTCACGGACCCGTGATAATTGACCCGCTACGTCCAGCCCACCTTCAGTGGTAAGCTCTTCCCTTTTTTCAGGCACCAGACAACACAACGGCGGACGCACTGACTCGGCAAAACCAATCATCTCGTCGGTAACCGCCAACTCCAGGTTCATCCGGGTATTTAACGTCTCCATCATCAAGTGAACATCCCGCTCCTGAATATGGCGGCGGTCTTCGCGCAAATGTATCGTAATACCATCAGCGCCGGCTTCTTCCGCCAGCAACGCCGCTTGCACAGGGTCCGGATAACGGGTACCGCGCGCCTGCCTTAGCGTCGCCACATGGTCCACATTCACACCCAATAAAATTAATTTGGAATTGGTCACGATTGCCTCAATTGAGTAAACAATTCTCTGCTCCGCAGAGGTTTATCCCCCAGGTGGGGTTGCAACGCCAAGCGACTGAGCCGTTTGGCGGCTTTCAGAACGTCGTTATCTTCATACTCGTTACGCTGAATTGCAAGTAGCTCGGCCCCGCTAAAACAACGTACACTGAAATCACCGTGACGGGGTCGCACTGCAATCGCGCCAAAACCCTGATCCGGCTGGTATAAGTACAGCCGTTGCGAATGAATTGGCTCACCGCTGCTATCCAGGTGCAAATCCAGCTCATAACCCAGCTCGGCTAACAACTGATGCTCAAAAATACGTAACGTAGGTTCCAGCGCACCGCACTGCAAATTCACCAAGGCTTGCCAGTAATAGTCGTAAAGGGCGATTGAAGGCTCTTCTTTATAAAGTAAGCGCACCAATAGCTCATTAAGATACAGTCCGCTATAGAGTTGAGATCCGGTCAGACCAAAACCGTTCTGCGCAGGCTCTACCTGCAGCCCGGTTCGCAATTCGTTGCGGCCCTGAAAGCGGACCAATAAGGGGGAGAATGGCTGCAACATGCGCGCTTTCGCACCCTGCTTGCCCGACGCTCTTACACCTTTAAACAATACGGAGACACGACCGTGATCCCGTAAAAAGAAATCAGCGATCAGGCTGGTATCCCGGAATGGCCGGCTATGCAGCAAAAATCCAGTATCGCTGCTAGTATTGGCCATCGTCGTAGCCCAGGCTACGCAGCGCCCGCTCATCATCAGACCAGCCGCTTTTTACCTTGACCCAAAGCTTGAGCATGACCTTGGATTCTATAAGCGTTTCGATATCGGTACGGGCATCAGAACCTACCTTTCGCAGCCGATCCCCCTTGTCACCGATTACAATACGTTTCTGACTGGATCTTTCAACCAGTATCAGGGCACTGATATGGCAAATCTGCTTTTTGTCGTATTCGAATTCCTCGATTTCCACGGAGCAGGAATAAGGCAACTCCTTACCCAGCTGCCGCATCAATTTTTCACGTACGATTTCTGCCACCAGAAAGCGGGTAGATCGGTCGGTTACCTGATCTTCGCTATAGAAATGCTCACCTGCCGGTAGACGTTTGAATATTTCAGTTTCGAGAGCATCCAATTGCTGATTGCGCAACGCAGATATGGGCACGATAGCCGCGAAGTCTCTTTTCTCTGACAAGACCTCTATATGCGGCAGCAACTTTTGTTTTTCTTCCAGTGTATCAACTTTGTTAATGGCCAGAATCACCGGGGTAGGATTGGACATCAGTTTACGCAACACGTAATCATCACCGTCATTCCACTTCAAGCCATCCACGACCATCACAATCACGTCGACGTCTTTTACCGAGCCGGTGGCAGCCCGGTTCATCATCCGATTAATCGCCTTGGGTTCGCTTTCATGAATACCCGGCGTATCCACATAAATAGCCTGTACAGAGGTTTCGGTACGAATGCCGATAACACGATGGCGGGTAGTTTGAGGCTTGCGCGATGTAATACTGATTTTCTGACCCAACAGATGGTTCATTAATGTGGACTTTCCCACATTGGGCCGACCTACAATTGCGACATAACCACACTGGTTGCTGACATCAGAATCCGTCATTTAATTATCCGTTCCAGGGTCAGTTTCAATAGAAAGCGTTGCATCTTGGTTCCCGGCATTTTCCAATTCAGCCAGCATTTTTCCGGCGGCAATCTGTTCTGCCTGTCGCCGGCTTTGGCCTTTGCCACGAAACACTAAGCCGCGCTCAGAAACCGTGCACTCGACTTCGAAATGTTGCGAGTGCGATTGCCCGCCGATATCCACAATCTCGTAGCCGGGCAAAGCAAGTTTACGGGACTGCAACCATTCCTGCAGCCGGGTTTTATTGTCTTTGGTCGTATCCTCCAGCGACAAGGTTTTGAGCCGGTCGGCATACCACTCCAACACTTGGCGCTTGCAGGAAGGCATCCCCGCATCCAGATACATGGCACCAATAATCGCTTCCACCGCATCGGCCAGAATCGAATCCCGACGACTGCCGCCGGATTTCAATTCACCGGGTCCGAGTAAGATATAAGGCCCTAACCCAAGCTGTTTGGCAACACGGGTCAAATAAACCCCCTTAACCAAACTCGCCCTGAGGCGACTTAATTGTCCCTCCCGCGCATCCGGAAACTGTTCAAACAAAGCCTCCCCGATAATAAAATTCAAAATGGAGTCACCCAAAAACTCCATTCTTTCACTATTATGCGTACCATTGTGGCTACGGTGGGTTAGGGCGAGCTGTAATAGATCGGGCTGCTGAAATTGATAGCCAAGGGCAGGCTGCAAGTCTAAATAACTATTATGCATATTAACGGTCAGCGTTTTGCTGAAAAACTCGCTTCGTGATGGAACTTGACCATAGCGTCAATGTTGCCGTACATCGGAATTCTACGCTCATACACCACGTCGATTTTTACCATGCCGTCTTCTTTGGAAATCACCACCTCTTCTGCATCCAGCTGCACATTGTTTACCTGCAAACGCTTGTTGATCGTTTTACGGATTTCTTTAGGGGCCATGGAGCGCGTGGCGTCTTCTTCTGCAATATTCTTGATCGCTGTTTTTACTGCCAGGTCATCGTAATAGGGAGACCAAAGCTTCATGATTGTCACCGCAGCGAAAATCAACGCCAGTATCAGGAACAGTGTGGCGTAAGTGGAAGAACCCATCTGTTGTTTTCTATTCACACGCATAGTCTTCGCCTCTTACTCTTAATTCATTTGTTATTCGACAAATTTGTTTCGCTCAAAGCTTGGCACCCAACCCGGCATGTGCATCCAAATCGCGAACGCCCTGCCCACCACAAGCTGGTCCGGGACAAACCCCCAGAACCGGCTATCACGGCTGTTATCCCGGTTATCACCGAATACAAAATAGTGATCTTCCGGCACTATCCAGGTTCGTGGAGCCTCAGTAGGACGATCCAGAGTGACCATTATGTCGTGTTCCACACCGCCTAATGTTTCATTATAGATTTTAATTTGCGGTTGGCTTGGCGGTAGCTGAGCTTCTAATATCTGGGAAGCTGCGACCCCGTTCACATAAATAGTCTTATTTTCGTAGCGAATTTCGTCCCCCGGAACCCCCACCACACGTTTTATGTAGTTGATACTGGGGTTCTCAGGATACTTGAAAACCATAATATCGCCGGTTTTCGGCTTACCGATTGGGATGATTTCCGTACCCAGGATAGGCACACGCAGGCCGTACGCGTATTTATTTACCAGAATATAATCGCCCACCAGCAACGTGGGAATCATAGAACCGGTGGGAATCTTGAACGGCTCGATAAGAAAAGAGCGCAATACCAGGACAATCACCAGCACAGGAAAGAACGATTTTGGGAACTCCAGCCATTGCGGTGGCGGTTCTCCTTCGGAACGATGTCGACTGAAGTAGAAGAGATCGAGAAAATAAAAGAGACCGGTAAACGCCACCAAAGACACTAAAACAATAGCAAAATCAAAATCCATTACTTATTTATCCACTTTCAGTACAGCAAGGAACGCATCCTGGGGAATTTCTACCCGTCCCACTTGTTTCATACGCTTTTTGCCTTCTTTTTGTTTTTCCAGCAATTTGCGTTTCCGGCTCACGTCGCCGCCATAGCATTTTGCCAACACATTTTTCCGTAGAGCCTTTACTGTCTGCCGGGCTATAATTTTGCTGCCGATGGAGGCCTGGATTGCCACATCGAACATTTGCCTTGGAATCAGTTCTTTCATCTTCTCAGTCAGGGCCCGACCGCGGTATTCAGCCTGATCACGATGACAAATTACGGCAAGAGCATCCACCCTCTCGCCATTGATCATCACATCGACCCTCACCAGATGGCTTGCTGCGAACTGTTTAAATGAATAGTCCAGCGAAGCGTAACCACGGCTCGTGGATTTAAGACGGTCAAATAAGTCCAGCACCACTTCCCCCAGGGGGATTTCGTATTGCACCGAAACCTGGTTACTCATGAACTGCAGGTTTTTCTGTACTCCGCGTTTTTCGACACAAAGTGTAATGACGTTGCCCAGATATTCCTGCGGTACCAGAATGGTCACATCGGCAACCGGTTCACGAAACTCTTCCACCTTCGACGGATCCGGTAAATCTGACGGGTTATCAACCTGTATTACTTCGCCACTTTTTAGCAAGAGTTCATAGATTACCGTCGGTGCGGTGGTGATTAGATCGATATCGTATTCCCGCTCAAGCCGCTCCTGAATGATCTCCATGTGTAACATTCCCAGGAAGCCGCAGCGAAAACCGAAGCCCAGTGCATCGGACGTTTCCGGCTCAAAATGCAACGACGCATCATTCAGGCTGAGTTTGTCCAGGGCATCCCGAAACCGCTCGTAGTCATCCGAGGTTACCGGGAATAACCCGGCATAGACCTGGGGTTTAACACGCTTGAAACCCGCCAAGCTGGGTACATCCGGGGTTTTCGAACTGGTTAACGTGTCACCTACAGGCGCACCGTGAATGTCCTTGATACCCGCCACCAGAAAGCCTACTTCACCGGCTTCCAGCACGTCAGTTTCAAGGCGTTTCGGTGTAAATACGCCAACTGCATCGACCATATGCACGCGACCGGTGGACTTCACCAGAATCTTTTCGCCTTTTCTTATGCGGCCTTCTTTAACCCGGATCAGCGACACGACGCCCAGATAGTTGTCGAACCAGGAATCGATAATCAGACATTGCAGATCCGCCTCCCGATCACCCACGGGCGCCGGAATAACATTTACCAGACGCTCAAGCAAATCTTCCACTCCAAGCCCGGTTTTGGCGCTCACCTGAGCCGCATCGGTGGCTTCTATTCCGATGATGTCCTCTATTTCCTGCGCTACCCGGTCCGGTTCAGCCTGCGGCAAATCGATTTTATTGAGCACTGGCATCACTTCCAGCCCTTGCTCAATTGCGGTGTAACAGTTCGCCACTGATTGCGCTTCCACGCCCTGCCCGGCATCCACCACCAGCAAAGCACCTTCACAAGCGGACAAAGAACGCGACACCTCGTATGAAAAATCCACATGACCGGGAGTATCAATGAAGTTCAGTTGATAAATTTCACCCGCCAGTGATTTGTAATAAAGCGTCACGCTCTGGGCTTTGATCGTTATGCCCCGCTCTCGCTCAATATCCATGGAATCCAGCACCTGCGCTGCCATTTCACGCTGGGTGAGGCCACCACAAAGCTGGATTAATCGGTCGGCCAAGGTAGATTTACCGTGGTCAATGTGGGCAATAATGGAAAAATTACGAATATGGCTTATATCGGTCACAGGTGCGCTTTACTTCAGATGTAGGAGTGGCTGGGAAAACAGCGGCAATTCTACCGATTTTCACAGGGGGATGCATTAGATGAATATATTCGCCTCAAAACCACCGGCCGATAACGCTCATCATGTTGATTTTTATGAAAATGCCAGCGGAGTAACAGAAACCCGAGCGCCAACCCAGACACCCCGGCCAAAGCCGTGGGCAAATCGCCCGCGCCAAGTTGTTCCGCAACTAGGGCGCTGAACATCATACCCAACAATGGCATCAGATACGCGAGCACAGAACTTTTCATCATTACGTCTTCGGGCACACCCACCACCACCTGATCACCCACATTCAGGATCAAGTTACTGAGAGCCTGCATGTGCACATGGTTCTGGCCTAATTTTGCAAGGGCGCTATGACCACAACCGGACTTGGCTGAACAGCTGTCACACGCCGACGTGCGCACAGTTTCAACCCACGCAACATTACGGTCCAAAGCCACTACTTTGCCAATTTCTTCAATCATCGAAACGGGGGAGCCTAATACATATAAGGAATACACTTTAACGCGTTCGTTCGTTGACCGCCAAGATTTTTACATTTTCCGCGATTTTCTCAGCCGTTACCGCGGGTATCTCTCCCACGACGGTCACCAGTGTTTTGTCCCGATTACGGTTAACTGCCACCGTCGCGCCTCTGGAACTGGTGCTTTCTGTCACCGGTGCATCCAGCGCTTCGCAGAACACGGTGAACGCTGCCAAACCATCGCTATAAGTCCTCACACTGACCGTGGGGTACTGCCGGCTCAATGCAGCGCGACCCGCCGCAACAAAACCATCCGGCACCCAGCCCGCCTGCCAACGAATATCACTGATCGGCAGGGGTTGCTCCGCTTCACTCCGACTCAAAGGCTTAGGCATTTTCAAGTTTTCACCTGCCTGGAAATCACCCACCGACAACTCATCAACCAGCGAAAGCTGCACGAACTCGAAGATTTCGAGCGGGTCGCCCTTTAATGGATTGGTTTGGGAACGCAGCAACACACCGGATTCCTCGTCCAGCCACAATGTGTAGCCATAGCGATGTAAATCCAGCGGTTCAACCTCAATCAGAATAGCTGGGCGACCGGCAACACGATCTTCTCCGACCAGTTCAAATCGATAATACCTGGAGGCAGCCTGGATTCCCTGCTGAATCGACTCCCATTTCTGGACCGGGCTGCCAGCCGTAGATAATCCGGAGGGTGGTTTAAGGGCAGGCGCTGCGTCACTGACATGGGATGACAACTGTGAGGAGTTCATCCGGTGGACACTGAAAGTGCGATCCCCTTGACGAATAATTTCGGCAGGTTCTCCGCTCAGATGAACAACTCTCTCCCATACCTGGCCTTGAATTGGGGCATGAAAGACAGCCAAAGAAATTAAACGACCACCACTCAGTAGTACTAAACGGCCCTTAAAACTGGCCTCATGTGAGGCCGTAACCATTTTTTGTAACCATTGTTCAGCGGAATCCTGCGCGACAACGGGCCATGAATGAATTGTTATCACCAGCCCCAGCAGGAGTTGCGGCCAACACTTCATGAACTACTGCTCCAGATTAACCCGGACCGCTTTTTCCTCTGCTGTTGGATTAATGGTAATCACTCGTCCGTATGGACTCACGCTGCTGGCCGTATTGGCTGCGGCATTACCTGAATGGGACAGAAAATAATAGTTCAGCCGATCATCTACATCCGGGTTGTAGCGTATCATTTCCGGTTGCGGCCCCTGATTCAAAACGCTGTAACCGAAATTATTCTGGGACACCGGCATCGCTCGCGGAGAGGTCGGCTGTTGCCCTGAATAAAGGGGAACAGTTGATACCGGTGTTGCCACGCTGGGACCGGGGGAAGCCGAAGCCGCCGCCAACGCCGGTGCCGGACCATTTGCTGTGTTTATCGGTTGCTGTCCCACTGACTGCCAACCCACAATCACGGCTGCCGATACCGACGCCGCCACTGCCACGTTGGCAAATGGCTTAATCAGTCCCGACCGGATCCGGCTTTTTGGCTTTGCTGACACCTCAAGTGCCGGCTCATCCGCCACCGCTTGCTGAACCCGTGCCGAAATATCGACATTTTGCCATTCAAGCGCTTTACCGCGGGTCTGTCCTTTTAATATCGCGCTGGACAGTTGATAGCGTGACCATTTCTGGCACAACTCCTGATCCGATTCGATATTCTTAAGTAGTCGTCGCAATTCCAGTTCGCTGATCTCGCCATCCAGTAACGCTGACAACTCTTCAGAGCTTCTGTCCAAACCTTTCTCGCTCATAGTCACACCTATTTCAAACCCACTCTACATTCATTTACATGCCCGAGGCCCCGGATTGCAGAGCCTGGATACGCTTATCTATTGCTTCCCGTCCCCGAAATATTCTCGAGCGGACAGTCCCGACGGGACAATCCATGACTGCAGCAATTTCTTCATAACTCAGACCATCAAATTCACGTAATGTCACCGCAGTTCGCAAATCATCTGGTAATTCTTTTAACGCATCGTAAACCACTTTTTCCAGCTCATCTCTCATGAGCTCTTTTTCAGGATCAGCAGATTCGTGCAGCACATCACCGCCGCTGTAGTATTCAGCCTCGCCTACTTCAACGTCGGTATCCGGCGGCCTGCGGCCTTTGGACACCAGGTGGTTCTTTGCGGTATTAACAGCAATGCGATAAATCCAGGTGTAAAATGCACTATCTCCCCGAAACCGATCCAGTGCTCGATACGCTTTAACAAACGCATCTTGCGCCACATCCATGGCTTCATCCTGGTCTCGCACAAAGCGGCCGATTACGGCCAATACCTTGTGTTGATACTTCTTCACCAAAAGATCAAATGCGCGTTTGTCACCATTCTGCACGCGCTCTACTAATAGCTGATCGGAATGACGCTCAGCCATTGCTTAAAACTCCCCATACTCGGCCCCGATCACTTCTTTTGGGGGCGCGTAGGTGTAAAGACCTGAGTTCAAGATTAAAGTTCCCGTATAGCATGTATTTTAACTGCCCATTATCATTGCGAGCCAAGTCAGATAAGTAATTGTATACTAGCCGTTTTACGGGCCGAATCTGGCAGCCATAATAACCGGTTTTTGATCTAGTTTGCGGAAAATTGTCTATGACGCGATTCAAACATGACATTCTTGTGATAGGGAGCGGCGCGGCGGGATTGACTGCGGCCCTGCATCTGGCGCCATTTGCCAAGGTCGGCGTGCTCAGCAAGGGGCCCCTGACTGCTGCGAATACCTACTATGCCCAGGGCGGCGTGGCTGCGGTACTGGATGAGGGTGACTCTCTGGAGGCGCACATCAACGACACCCTTGAGGCAGGAGACGGCCTGTGTCGCGAAGATGCCGTGCGCTTCACCGTGGAAAATGGCCCTGACGCTATCCGTTGGCTGATCAAGCAAGGCGTCGGCTTCACCCGTGAAGTCCATGATGACGGGCGCCGAGAATACCACCTGACCCGGGAAGGAGGCCATAGTCATCGCCGCGTTATCCACGCCGCCGATGCGACCGGTCTTGCCATCTCAAGCACCCTGATCGACAAAGTACGCCAGCAGAGCAATGTCTCTCTGTTCGAATCGAGAGTCGCTATTGACCTGATCACCAGCCAGAAACTGGGCCAGCGCGGCAAACAGGTCTTCGGCGCCTATGTGCTCAACAACGAAACCGGGGAAGTTGAGGTGCACGAAGCCCGATTTGTATTCCTCGGTACCGGTGGTTCCAGCAAAACTTATCTTTATACCTCCAACCCGGATGTCGCCACCGGCGACGGCATTGCCATGGCCTGGCGAGCTGGCTGTCGGGTAGGCAATATGGAGTTCAACCAATTCCACCCCACTTGCCTATATCACCCGGAGGCCCGTTCCTTCCTCATTACAGAAGCCATTCGTGGTGAAGGTGGGTTGTTGCGTCTGCCCTCCGGGGAACGGTTTATGGATCGCTTCCATAAAATGGGAGAATTAGCTCCACGGGATATCGTAGCTCGAGCGATTGACCATGAAATGAAGCGACTGGGCGTAGACTGTCTATATCTGGATATTACACACAAGCCAGAAGCGTTTATCCGCAGCCACTTTCCCACCGTGTTTGACCGCTGCAAAAGTCTGGGCATCAATATCGCCCAGGAGCCTATTCCGATCGTACCGGCAGCCCATTATACCTGTGGTGGCGTATTAACAGACTTGAATGGCCGCACGGATCTGGGCGGCCTGTATGCGGTGGGCGAAACTGCCTTCACCGGACTGCATGGCGCTAATCGTATGGCCAGTAATTCATT
Coding sequences within:
- the nadB gene encoding L-aspartate oxidase, whose translation is MTRFKHDILVIGSGAAGLTAALHLAPFAKVGVLSKGPLTAANTYYAQGGVAAVLDEGDSLEAHINDTLEAGDGLCREDAVRFTVENGPDAIRWLIKQGVGFTREVHDDGRREYHLTREGGHSHRRVIHAADATGLAISSTLIDKVRQQSNVSLFESRVAIDLITSQKLGQRGKQVFGAYVLNNETGEVEVHEARFVFLGTGGSSKTYLYTSNPDVATGDGIAMAWRAGCRVGNMEFNQFHPTCLYHPEARSFLITEAIRGEGGLLRLPSGERFMDRFHKMGELAPRDIVARAIDHEMKRLGVDCLYLDITHKPEAFIRSHFPTVFDRCKSLGINIAQEPIPIVPAAHYTCGGVLTDLNGRTDLGGLYAVGETAFTGLHGANRMASNSLLECMVFAIAASKDIHQQFDQGFTAPTVPDWDESQVTHSDEAVVISHNWDELRRFMWDYVGIVRTDKRLQRATHRINMLKQEILEYYNNFKVSNDLIELRNLVQVAELIVRCALSRQESRGLHYTLDYPDMLPEAKDTILVPGNYSSEAWARQAGVAPETSSSES